From Cytophagia bacterium CHB2, the proteins below share one genomic window:
- a CDS encoding methionine adenosyltransferase (catalyzes the formation of S-adenosylmethionine from methionine and ATP; methionine adenosyltransferase), with amino-acid sequence DLRPRGIIEYLKLRRPIYLATAAYGHFGREGEGFTWENLDKVADLTK; translated from the coding sequence GGATTTGCGCCCGCGCGGGATTATCGAGTATTTGAAGCTGCGCCGCCCGATTTATCTTGCGACTGCGGCGTATGGCCATTTCGGTCGGGAGGGCGAGGGCTTCACCTGGGAAAATCTGGATAAGGTGGCGGACTTGACGAAGTAA